A stretch of Halichondria panicea chromosome 1, odHalPani1.1, whole genome shotgun sequence DNA encodes these proteins:
- the LOC135334699 gene encoding uncharacterized protein LOC135334699 isoform X2 has product MMVVDQRKKCIWYSDSIDSISGLSTIGRMIKYIELRYNAEKNATINWKGWRVGLCWDLPEQENGYDCGVFALQAANYIVNEKVPDYCQADMPRFRLEMIHELLTAKALPIISERFDAQRNGALAFQQSLTHIHINDKNESENGLGSHTKNISRSGVFKLSPNATSTVIVVPNTEQDISEKENTYPPRTKVTAKPKPKRLSLKKQPATILQYKYHKKSSVLTTSTFNDILSCQVCNQTYKNRSGLYKHMMTKHPRHGTPKAIRCKEQHCTFSCSRLHSLRRHLNDEHAFCMDIEHIRFNTIEEFYRWKEECEQSTNTNFVKSTGGKIVQAGEEIKTYYYCSRSGYFNSESKGERLLKSQGTSKLNTYCTAAITLTKTRSQSIEVEYCKTHYEHKISLGHLRLADTDRKAIAGQLMQGVSLQHILDTIRNSVGSKFDRIHLLTKKDLNNIEKAFGIRSVQRHQDDATSVHLIVKEMEQTSTYNPILLYKPQSEVPQGKCSTLSLKDFALVLQTEMQAEMLGKFGPNQIVCIDDTHGTNGYNFTLITVMVVNEFGEGFPVAWCISNRQDRIVMEVFFQSVKDNVGDIIPKWIMTDDAEQFFTAWIKVFGQGPNKLLCAWHVDRAWRTNLRQIKPHDLAASIYHNLRVLLEEHDIEKFENLLLETLSQLSSSSATQQFCNYFSVHYANRKQQWASCYRISAGINTNMYVESFHYLLKYIYMKGRMNKRMDKCINILLSLARDKAFERLVKLEKGKISGRIKTIQLRHQASSKLTAQLITESGNSKWLVTSSDKTSDYTVTRQLETCPHKCLIRCLECDICVHEYTCTCLDHLIQSTICKHIHLVAQYCNLSHGMKKASSCTTQPNKDTTMLLKSLQSDRCIEYQEKIGKVRRKLLCLQALIEKCTNIAALDATEQLVDRALIVIDLPNQPAQFGSALNHPANKSITPQKAFFSTKRKRTTTNIRLAKPTHDQVRKMTMDLLHGTNVHGSMGNSLPQSIQDVLQLCSNDILALKRAITGEENIQKSEIKVNLCDSIVDEDISTIQRYFSKDAWELLKEKVSDKRKEWQCAACPRVTTKLNMIMCDTCLDWYHWLCVHIEEKDTASLETDWYCNKCTKTMCI; this is encoded by the exons ATGATG GTAGTGGATCAACGCAAAAAGTGCATTTGGTACAGTGACTCTATAGATAGTATCAGTGGATTATCAACAATTGGGAGAATGAT AAAGTACATAGAGCTGCGTTACAATGCTGAGAAAAATGCTACTATTAACTGGAAAGGATGGAGAGTTGGACTTTGttgg GATCTACCCGAACAAGAAAATGGCTACGATTGTGGAGTGTTTGCATTACAG GCAGCAAACTACATAGTCAATGAGAAGGTCCCAGACTATTGTCAG GCTGATATGCCAAGATTTCGTTTAGAGATGATTCATGAGCTTCTTACAGCCAAGGCATT ACCTATCATATCGGAGAGATTTGACGCTCAGCGAAATGGGGCACTAGCATTCCAGCAAAGTTTGACACATATACACATAAATGATAAAAATGAATCAGAAAATGGTTTAGGAAGTCATACCAAAAATATTTCTCGATCAGGAGTCTTCAAACTATCACCAAATGCAACATCAACAGTGATTGTTGTTCCCAATACTGAACAGGATATTAGTGAAAAGGAAAACACATATCCGCCACGTACCAAAGTAACGGCTAAACCTAAACCTAAACGTCTAAGTCTTAAGAAACAACCGGCTACAATATTGCAGTACAAGTATCACAAAAAGTCTTCAGTATTAACAACGTCTACGTTCAATGATATACTGTCTTGTCAAGTTTGTAATCAAACATACAAAAACAGATCTGGTCTATACAAACACATGATGACCAAACACCCCAGACATGGAACACCCAAAGCAATAAGATGCAAAGAACAACATTGCACATTTAGCTGTAGCCGTCTACACTCCCTCAGAAGGCATCTTAATGACGAGCACGCATTTTGTATGGACATTGAACATATAAGATTTAATACAATAGAGG AGTTTTATCGTTGGAAGGAGGAATGTGAGCAGTCAACAAATACAAACTTTGTCAAGAGCACCGGGGGCAAAATTGTTCAAGCAGGAGAGGAAATAAAAACGTATTACTACTGTAGTCGAAGTGGCTACTTCAACAGTGAAAGTAAAGGTGAACGTTTACTGAAATCTCAAGGTACATCAAAGTTAAATACGTACTGTACTGCTGCGATCACACTTACTAAAACAAGAAGTCAATCTATTGAAGTTGAGTATTGCAAAACTCACTATGAACACAAAATATCTCTCGGACACTTAAGACTGGCAGATACAGACCGAAAGGCCATTGCAGGACAGCTAATGCAAGGAGTTTCCTTACAGCATATTCTAGATACAATTAGAAATTCTGTTGGGTCCAAGTTTGACAGGATACACTTGCTCACTAAAAAAGACCTGAACAATATTGAGAAGGCTTTTGGTATACGGTCAGTTCAACGGCACCAAGATGATGCAACAAGTGTACATCTTATTGTTAAAGAAATGGAGCAAACATCAACATATAACCCAATCCTTTTATATAAACCTCAGAGTGAAGTACCGCAAGGCAAATGTTCAACATTATCACTTAAGGACTTTGCTCTAGTACTCCAAACAGAGATGCAAGCTGAAATGCTTGGAAAATTTGGTCCAAATCAAATTGTGTGTATTGATGATACACATGGTACGAATGGATACAACTTCACTTTAATCACAGTTATGGTAGTGAATGAGTTTGGTGAGGGCTTCCCCGTTGCTTGGTGTATCTCAAATAGACAGGATAGAATAGTTATGGAGGTTTTCTTTCAATCTGTGAAGGATAATGTGGGTGATATCATCCCCAAGTGGATCATGACAGATGATGCCGAACAATTCTTTACAGCATGGATTAAAGTGTTTGGACAAGGCCCAAATAAATTGCTATGTGCATGGCATGTGGATCGTGCTTGGAGGACAAACTTACGTCAAATAAAGCCTCACGATCTCGCAGCCAGCATCTACCACAATTTACGCGTTCTTTTGGAAGAACATGACATAGAAAAATTTGAGAATCTACTTTTGGAAACTCTTTCGCAATTGTCATCTTCTTCAGCTACTCAACAGTTTTGTAACTATTTTTCTGTTCATTATGCTAACAGAAAACAACAATGGGCAAGCTGTTACAGAATATCTGCTGGAATCAACACCAACATGTACGTGGAGTCTTTCCACTACCTactaaaatatatatatatgaaagGGAGAATGAACAAAAGAATGGACAAATGCATAAACATTTTACTAAGCCTGGCTAGAGACAAAGCATTCGAGAGGCTTGTGAAATTAGAAAAAGGGAAGATTTCTGGCAGGATCAAAACAATTCAACTGAGACATCAGGCAAGTAGTAAGCTCACTGCCCAACTTATTACAGAAAGTGGCAACTCAAAATGGCTAGTCACGTCCTCGGACAAAACAAGTGACTACACAGTGACGAGGCAACTGGAAACATGCCCACATAAATGCTTAATCAGATGCTTGGAGTGTGACATTTGTGTACacgagtatacatgtacctgtctAGATCACCTTATCCAAAGTACTATTTGCAAGCATATTCACCTTGTTGCACAATACTGCAATCTGTCGCATGGAATGAAAAAAGCAAGCTCATGTACGACTCAGCCTAATAAAGATACAACTATGCTACTGAAATCCTTACAGAGTGATCGGTGTATAGAATATCAAGAAAAGATAGGAAAAGTACGTAGAAAACTTTTATGCTTGCAAGCGCTAATTGAAAAGTGTACCAACATAGCAGCTTTAGATGCAACAGAACAACTTGTAGACAGAGCATTGATTGTTATTGACTTACCTAACCAACCAGCACAATTTGGATCTGCTTTAAACCATCCAGCTAATAAGAGTATTACACCACAAAAAGCATTTTTTTCTACAAAGCGAAAAAGGACAACAACTAACATAAGGCTAGCTAAGCCTACACATGATCAGGTGAGGAAAATGACAATGGACCTCTTACATGGAACAAACGTACACGGCTCCATGGGGAACTCTTTACCACAAAGTATACAAG ATGTATTGCAGCTCTGCAGCAATGATATTTTAGCACTTAAAAGAGCTATTACTGGCGAGGAAAACATTCAGAAGTCAGAAATAAAAGTCAATTTGTGTGACAGTATTGTAGACGAAGATATATCTACTATTCAAAGATATTTCTCAAAAGATGCATGGGAACTACTAAAGGAAAAAG TTAGTGACAAAAGAAAAGAATGGCAGTGTGCAGCATGCCCAAGAGTTACGACTAAGCTAAACATGATTATGTGCGATACTTGCTTGGATTGGTATCATTG GTTGTGTGTTCACATAGAAGAGAAGGATACAGCGAGCTTGGAGACAGATTGGTACTGTAATAAATGTACAAAGACAATGTGCATCTAA
- the LOC135334699 gene encoding uncharacterized protein LOC135334699 isoform X1, with protein MCLVIPVSIQVVDQRKKCIWYSDSIDSISGLSTIGRMIKYIELRYNAEKNATINWKGWRVGLCWDLPEQENGYDCGVFALQAANYIVNEKVPDYCQADMPRFRLEMIHELLTAKALPIISERFDAQRNGALAFQQSLTHIHINDKNESENGLGSHTKNISRSGVFKLSPNATSTVIVVPNTEQDISEKENTYPPRTKVTAKPKPKRLSLKKQPATILQYKYHKKSSVLTTSTFNDILSCQVCNQTYKNRSGLYKHMMTKHPRHGTPKAIRCKEQHCTFSCSRLHSLRRHLNDEHAFCMDIEHIRFNTIEEFYRWKEECEQSTNTNFVKSTGGKIVQAGEEIKTYYYCSRSGYFNSESKGERLLKSQGTSKLNTYCTAAITLTKTRSQSIEVEYCKTHYEHKISLGHLRLADTDRKAIAGQLMQGVSLQHILDTIRNSVGSKFDRIHLLTKKDLNNIEKAFGIRSVQRHQDDATSVHLIVKEMEQTSTYNPILLYKPQSEVPQGKCSTLSLKDFALVLQTEMQAEMLGKFGPNQIVCIDDTHGTNGYNFTLITVMVVNEFGEGFPVAWCISNRQDRIVMEVFFQSVKDNVGDIIPKWIMTDDAEQFFTAWIKVFGQGPNKLLCAWHVDRAWRTNLRQIKPHDLAASIYHNLRVLLEEHDIEKFENLLLETLSQLSSSSATQQFCNYFSVHYANRKQQWASCYRISAGINTNMYVESFHYLLKYIYMKGRMNKRMDKCINILLSLARDKAFERLVKLEKGKISGRIKTIQLRHQASSKLTAQLITESGNSKWLVTSSDKTSDYTVTRQLETCPHKCLIRCLECDICVHEYTCTCLDHLIQSTICKHIHLVAQYCNLSHGMKKASSCTTQPNKDTTMLLKSLQSDRCIEYQEKIGKVRRKLLCLQALIEKCTNIAALDATEQLVDRALIVIDLPNQPAQFGSALNHPANKSITPQKAFFSTKRKRTTTNIRLAKPTHDQVRKMTMDLLHGTNVHGSMGNSLPQSIQDVLQLCSNDILALKRAITGEENIQKSEIKVNLCDSIVDEDISTIQRYFSKDAWELLKEKVSDKRKEWQCAACPRVTTKLNMIMCDTCLDWYHWLCVHIEEKDTASLETDWYCNKCTKTMCI; from the exons ATGTGTTTAGTCATTCCAGTATCAATACAGGTAGTGGATCAACGCAAAAAGTGCATTTGGTACAGTGACTCTATAGATAGTATCAGTGGATTATCAACAATTGGGAGAATGAT AAAGTACATAGAGCTGCGTTACAATGCTGAGAAAAATGCTACTATTAACTGGAAAGGATGGAGAGTTGGACTTTGttgg GATCTACCCGAACAAGAAAATGGCTACGATTGTGGAGTGTTTGCATTACAG GCAGCAAACTACATAGTCAATGAGAAGGTCCCAGACTATTGTCAG GCTGATATGCCAAGATTTCGTTTAGAGATGATTCATGAGCTTCTTACAGCCAAGGCATT ACCTATCATATCGGAGAGATTTGACGCTCAGCGAAATGGGGCACTAGCATTCCAGCAAAGTTTGACACATATACACATAAATGATAAAAATGAATCAGAAAATGGTTTAGGAAGTCATACCAAAAATATTTCTCGATCAGGAGTCTTCAAACTATCACCAAATGCAACATCAACAGTGATTGTTGTTCCCAATACTGAACAGGATATTAGTGAAAAGGAAAACACATATCCGCCACGTACCAAAGTAACGGCTAAACCTAAACCTAAACGTCTAAGTCTTAAGAAACAACCGGCTACAATATTGCAGTACAAGTATCACAAAAAGTCTTCAGTATTAACAACGTCTACGTTCAATGATATACTGTCTTGTCAAGTTTGTAATCAAACATACAAAAACAGATCTGGTCTATACAAACACATGATGACCAAACACCCCAGACATGGAACACCCAAAGCAATAAGATGCAAAGAACAACATTGCACATTTAGCTGTAGCCGTCTACACTCCCTCAGAAGGCATCTTAATGACGAGCACGCATTTTGTATGGACATTGAACATATAAGATTTAATACAATAGAGG AGTTTTATCGTTGGAAGGAGGAATGTGAGCAGTCAACAAATACAAACTTTGTCAAGAGCACCGGGGGCAAAATTGTTCAAGCAGGAGAGGAAATAAAAACGTATTACTACTGTAGTCGAAGTGGCTACTTCAACAGTGAAAGTAAAGGTGAACGTTTACTGAAATCTCAAGGTACATCAAAGTTAAATACGTACTGTACTGCTGCGATCACACTTACTAAAACAAGAAGTCAATCTATTGAAGTTGAGTATTGCAAAACTCACTATGAACACAAAATATCTCTCGGACACTTAAGACTGGCAGATACAGACCGAAAGGCCATTGCAGGACAGCTAATGCAAGGAGTTTCCTTACAGCATATTCTAGATACAATTAGAAATTCTGTTGGGTCCAAGTTTGACAGGATACACTTGCTCACTAAAAAAGACCTGAACAATATTGAGAAGGCTTTTGGTATACGGTCAGTTCAACGGCACCAAGATGATGCAACAAGTGTACATCTTATTGTTAAAGAAATGGAGCAAACATCAACATATAACCCAATCCTTTTATATAAACCTCAGAGTGAAGTACCGCAAGGCAAATGTTCAACATTATCACTTAAGGACTTTGCTCTAGTACTCCAAACAGAGATGCAAGCTGAAATGCTTGGAAAATTTGGTCCAAATCAAATTGTGTGTATTGATGATACACATGGTACGAATGGATACAACTTCACTTTAATCACAGTTATGGTAGTGAATGAGTTTGGTGAGGGCTTCCCCGTTGCTTGGTGTATCTCAAATAGACAGGATAGAATAGTTATGGAGGTTTTCTTTCAATCTGTGAAGGATAATGTGGGTGATATCATCCCCAAGTGGATCATGACAGATGATGCCGAACAATTCTTTACAGCATGGATTAAAGTGTTTGGACAAGGCCCAAATAAATTGCTATGTGCATGGCATGTGGATCGTGCTTGGAGGACAAACTTACGTCAAATAAAGCCTCACGATCTCGCAGCCAGCATCTACCACAATTTACGCGTTCTTTTGGAAGAACATGACATAGAAAAATTTGAGAATCTACTTTTGGAAACTCTTTCGCAATTGTCATCTTCTTCAGCTACTCAACAGTTTTGTAACTATTTTTCTGTTCATTATGCTAACAGAAAACAACAATGGGCAAGCTGTTACAGAATATCTGCTGGAATCAACACCAACATGTACGTGGAGTCTTTCCACTACCTactaaaatatatatatatgaaagGGAGAATGAACAAAAGAATGGACAAATGCATAAACATTTTACTAAGCCTGGCTAGAGACAAAGCATTCGAGAGGCTTGTGAAATTAGAAAAAGGGAAGATTTCTGGCAGGATCAAAACAATTCAACTGAGACATCAGGCAAGTAGTAAGCTCACTGCCCAACTTATTACAGAAAGTGGCAACTCAAAATGGCTAGTCACGTCCTCGGACAAAACAAGTGACTACACAGTGACGAGGCAACTGGAAACATGCCCACATAAATGCTTAATCAGATGCTTGGAGTGTGACATTTGTGTACacgagtatacatgtacctgtctAGATCACCTTATCCAAAGTACTATTTGCAAGCATATTCACCTTGTTGCACAATACTGCAATCTGTCGCATGGAATGAAAAAAGCAAGCTCATGTACGACTCAGCCTAATAAAGATACAACTATGCTACTGAAATCCTTACAGAGTGATCGGTGTATAGAATATCAAGAAAAGATAGGAAAAGTACGTAGAAAACTTTTATGCTTGCAAGCGCTAATTGAAAAGTGTACCAACATAGCAGCTTTAGATGCAACAGAACAACTTGTAGACAGAGCATTGATTGTTATTGACTTACCTAACCAACCAGCACAATTTGGATCTGCTTTAAACCATCCAGCTAATAAGAGTATTACACCACAAAAAGCATTTTTTTCTACAAAGCGAAAAAGGACAACAACTAACATAAGGCTAGCTAAGCCTACACATGATCAGGTGAGGAAAATGACAATGGACCTCTTACATGGAACAAACGTACACGGCTCCATGGGGAACTCTTTACCACAAAGTATACAAG ATGTATTGCAGCTCTGCAGCAATGATATTTTAGCACTTAAAAGAGCTATTACTGGCGAGGAAAACATTCAGAAGTCAGAAATAAAAGTCAATTTGTGTGACAGTATTGTAGACGAAGATATATCTACTATTCAAAGATATTTCTCAAAAGATGCATGGGAACTACTAAAGGAAAAAG TTAGTGACAAAAGAAAAGAATGGCAGTGTGCAGCATGCCCAAGAGTTACGACTAAGCTAAACATGATTATGTGCGATACTTGCTTGGATTGGTATCATTG GTTGTGTGTTCACATAGAAGAGAAGGATACAGCGAGCTTGGAGACAGATTGGTACTGTAATAAATGTACAAAGACAATGTGCATCTAA